A genomic segment from Nicotiana sylvestris chromosome 1, ASM39365v2, whole genome shotgun sequence encodes:
- the LOC104247056 gene encoding pentatricopeptide repeat-containing protein At3g24000, mitochondrial — protein sequence MSAILLYHIRTRHTCLHNKLCAFNIYFSTISVQCRQQQPTNRPFQCLQHHQEPEISGFHQKGFSKITQQIVGRAVHAVCLKEEPHLSIFHYNTLIGMYSKFGNIEGARHVFDLMPERNGASWNNMISGYVRMGLYLDAVILFVEMWGFGIQPNGYFIASLLTAFSRLENMVLEGFQIHGLVMKYGLLNDVFVGTSFLHFYGVYGLPCSAKTLFEEMPERNVVTWTSLMVAYSDNGYPEVVIDLYRRMRHEEVSGNENTCTAVISSCIALDDDFLGHQMLGQVVKSGFQDNVSVSNSLISMFGSSGCIEDTSYIFEAMIDRDTISWNSIISALAYNQLYEKVFSSFSEMRHVHDDVNSTTLSALLSVCGTIDCLNLGRGVHGLSLKSGWDSNICVCNTLLSMYLEASRPKDAESLFFAMPAKDVISWNSMMAGYVLTGKYFKALEVFAELLHLQRTVNYVTFASALAACSDGQLLDEGKTVHALVIVHGLHNNLIVGNALVTMYGKCSMMWEAKKVFQKMPDKELVTWNALIGGYADNKDTLEAVRNFKSMREEENSPNYITLINVLGSCSTETDLLNYGKPLHGHIILTGFETNEYVRNSLITMYADCGDLDSSNLIFDALLNKTSVTWNAMLAANARLGLWEEALKLLLQMQREKLEFDQFSLSAALSAAANLASLEEGQQIHCLATKLGFDSNSFVGNATMDMYGKCGEMNDVLKIFPEPNMRARLSWNVLISVFARHGLFQKARDTFHDMVKQGSKPDHVTFVSLLSACSHGGLVDDGLRYFASMTSEFGVLAGIEHCVCVVDLLGRSGRFPEAIAFIKEMPVPPNDFVWRSLLAACRMHGNTELGKVAAENLLKSNPSDDSAYVLYSNMCATSGRWQDVQNVRAEMELHKVKKQLACSWVKLKNQICTFGIGDLSHPKSEKIYRKLTELRKKIQEAGYIADISFALHDTDEEQKEHNLWMHSERLALAYGLISTPEGSTLRIFKNLRVCGDCHSVFKFVSSIIRREIILRDPYRFHHFSGGQCSCGDYW from the coding sequence ATGAGTGCTATATTGCTCTATCATATTAGAACCAGACACACTTGCCTTCACAACAAGCTCTGCGCTTTCAACATTTACTTCAGCACAATCTCAGTCCAATGCAGACAACAGCAGCCCACAAACCGCCCCTTTCAATGCCTACAGCACCACCAAGAACCAGAAATCTCTGGGTTTCATCAAAAGGGCttctccaaaatcacccaacaaattGTTGGAAGGGCAGTTCATGCAGTTTGTCTAAAGGAAGAACCCCATTTGAGCATTTTCCATTACAACACTTTGATCGGTATGTATTCGAAATTTGGGAACATTGAAGGTGCTCGTCACGTGTTCGATTTAATGCCCGAGAGAAATGGGGCGTCTTGGAATAATATGATATCTGGGTATGTTAGGATGGGTCTTTACTTGGATGCTGTAATTCTTTTTGTTGAAATGTGGGGTTTTGGAATTCAACCAAATGGGTATTTTATAGCTAGCTTGTTGACTGCATTCAGTAGATTGGAAAATATGGTTTTGGAAGGATTTCAAATTCATGGATTGGTTATGAAATATGGTTTGTTGAATGATGTTTTTGTGGGAACTTCTTTTCTCCATTTTTATGGTGTATATGGACTACCTTGTAGTGCTAAAACACTGTTTGAGGAAATGCCTGAAAGGAATGTTGTTACTTGGACTTCCTTGATGGTTGCATATTCAGATAATGGTTACCCAGAGGTGGTGATAGATCTGTACCGAAGAATGAGACATGAAGAGGTGTCTGGTAATGAAAACACATGTACTGCTGTTATTAGTTCTTGCATAGCTCTTGATGATGATTTTTTGGGTCATCAAATGCTAGGTCAGGTTGTAAAGTCTGGATTCCAAGACAATGTTTCTGTATCAAATTCTCTTATTTCGATGTTTGGTAGTTCTGGTTGCATTGAAGATACCTCTTATATCTTTGAGGCCATGATTGACCGTGACACTATATCATGGAATTCGATTATTTCAGCACTAGCGTATAACCAATTGTACGAGAAAGTGTTCAGCTCCTTTTCTGAAATGCGTCATGTTCATGATGATGTCAATTCAACTACACTTTCTGCATTGTTGTCTGTTTGTGGAACTATTGATTGTCTAAACTTAGGCAGAGGTGTTCATGGTTTGTCGTTGAAATCGGGATGGGATTCTAATATTTGTGTGTGTAATACTCTTCTCTCCATGTATTTGGAGGCTTCGAGGCCCAAAGATGCTGAAAGTTTGTTCTTTGCCATGCCAGCAAAGGATGTGATTTCGTGGAACTCCATGATGGCTGGTTATGTTTTAACAGGTAAGTACTTCAAAGCTTTGGAAGTGTTCGCTGAACTGCTTCACTTGCAAAGAACAGTTAACTATGTGACTTTCGCTAGTGCTTTGGCTGCGTGTTCAGATGGTCAATTGCTTGATGAAGGAAAAACTGTTCATGCTCTTGTAATTGTTCATGGGCTCCATAACAATTTAATAGTTGGCAATGCATTAGTCACCATGTATGGGAAGTGTAGTATGATGTGGGAGGCTAAAAAGGTATTTCAAAAAATGCCTGACAAGGAATTAGTCACTTGGAATGCATTAATTGGTGGCTATGCAGATAATAAGGACACACTTGAGGCAGTGAGAAATTTTAAGTCAATGAGAGAGGAAGAGAATTCTCCAAATTACATTACTTTGATTAATGTTCTTGGTTCTTGCTCAACTGAAACTGATCTGCTGAACTATGGCAAGCCGTTGCATGGACATATAATTCTGACTGGTTTTGAGACAAATGAATACGTCAGGAACTCTCTCATCACTATGTATGCGGACTGTGGCGATCTCGATTCAAGTAATCTTATCTTTGATGCACTACTAAATAAGACATCAGTGACCTGGAATGCTATGCTTGCTGCCAATGCTCGTCTTGGTCTCTGGGAGGAAGCGTTGAAACTTCTTCTGCAGATGCAAAGGGAAAAACTGGAGTTTGACCAATTCAGCCTCTCTGCTGCACTTTCAGCCGCAGCAAACTTGGCATCCTTGGAAGAGGGTCAACAGATTCACTGTTTAGCTACTAAACTTGGGTTTGACTCAAATTCGTTTGTTGGAAATGCTACAATGGATATGTATGGGAAATGTGGTGAAATGAATGATGTTCTGAAAATATTCCCCGAACCAAATATGCGTGCAAGATTATCTTGGAATGTATTAATATCTGTTTTTGCCAGACATGGATTGTTCCAGAAAGCTAGAGATACTTTTCACGATATGGTAAAGCAAGGTTCAAAGCCAGACCATGTGACTTTTGTCTCTCTTCTATCAGCCTGTAGTCATGGTGGTCTAGTAGATGACGGTCTGAGATATTTTGCTTCTATGACTTCTGAATTTGGAGTCCTGGCTGGCATAGAGCACTGTGTTTGCGTAGTAGACCTTCTTGGAAGATCTGGAAGGTTCCCTGAAGCCATTGCTTTTATTAAAGAAATGCCAGTGCCACCAAACGACTTTGTTTGGAGAAGCTTGTTGGCAGCATGCAGGATGCATGGAAATACAGAACTAGGAAAGGTAGCAGCCGAAAATCTTCTAAAATCTAACCCATCGGATGACTCAGCTTATGTTCTTTATTCAAATATGTGTGCAACTTCGGGGAGATGGCAGGACGTTCAGAATGTGAGAGCTGAAATGGAATTGCATAAAGTGAAAAAGCAGCTTGCTTGCAGTTGGGTCAAGTTAAAGAACCAAATATGCACCTTTGGGATCGGAGACTTGTCTCACCCGAAGTCAGAGAAAATATACAGGAAGTTGACAGAACTGAGAAAAAAGATTCAGGAGGCCGGTTATATTGCTGATATAAGCTTTGCATTGCATGACACGGATGAAGAACAGAAAGAGCACAATTTATGGATGCATAGTGAAAGACTTGCACTAGCATACGGTTTGATTAGTACTCCTGAAGGTTCAACTCTTCGAATATTTAAGAACCTTAGAGTCTGTGGCGATTGCCATTCAGTTTTCAAGTTCGTAAGCAGCATTATTAGGAGGGAAATCATATTGAGGGATCCTTATCGGTTTCACCATTTTAGTGGTGGCCAATGTTCTTGTGGCGATTACTGGTGA